Sequence from the Panicum virgatum strain AP13 chromosome 5N, P.virgatum_v5, whole genome shotgun sequence genome:
ccaattgaggagaaacttatccaACATCGATTGAGATGGTTTgaacatgtccaacggaggcctccggaggcgccggtgcgtaatggggtgcTAAAGCGTGTTGATAAAGTAAAAAGGGGTAGATGTAGACCTAAGCTGACTTAAGACgaatcggttaagagagaccttaaagattggaatatctctgaggagttagctttggatagaagcgcttggagactagctatcaacgtacctgaaccatgacctttgtgtcttttaggtttcatctctagcctaccctaactcgcttgggacaaaagactttgttgttgttgtagtagtTTATTCTCCATGTACACAGTATGTATGGCTTCTAGTCAAAAGAACATGTGTTTCTAATATCCCAGTTGGGGCAAATACATGTTTCTAAATGAGAAAATAAGTCATAAGAATATGGATAAGACAGGCATGACAACAAAGCATTCATGAGGTACGATTTACATCATGAGAGGCTGTTACAAAGTCTGTATACTTATTTGATACTAAAATGGATAATGTTCCATTTTTAACCTTTATGTTAAGCAATCTTAGCTCCTCCAATGTATATTTTGGAAAAAGAGTATGACATCACCTCATCTACCCCAAATTTTGGGCAGAAGAAACGCGTGAAGAAGTCGAAACCAGATCCAGCAGGTGCTGGCCCCGTAACAATAACTCCTCTGCCAGAACACTCCTTAATTTCATGAATCTTAGGGACGATATCGGCAACCTCCTTTCCTGATGAAAGCTCCACCTGAAAGCCAAtatgattttctttttttcagttAAACCTGAACAAATAGAACCCCTTTATTATCACTCTTGtttatatttgtttttttacCTTTAATTGAAGTTTAGACAGCCTAAAAATAGTTTGTCTTATTGTATATAGAAATATGATGTTGTTGAGCCACTGTTTGGAATATGTTACATCTACAGTCATGATCAAGGGAAATCTAGACATTGAAGCAGGGAGCAACTGAAGTAAGGAGTAGAGGAATTACAATGAGGTCACCAGCTGTCGCCGATTTGTGGACGCTGACAACAGAGGCTCCGTTCAGGGTCTCGGGGATGGACGGCAGCTCGGCAGGATGGCAATCGACGAGGTCAATCATGGGGAAATCCAGCTCGATGAACAGCTTGCCCTCACCTGAATCCGCCGCACTCGCCGGTGCAGGGACCTTCTTGGCGGCGAGAATCCCCGATTTGGTCGCGAATTCAACGAGCGCCTCGTGCTCCGCGAGAATGGATGTGAAGAGGAAGTGGGCGGAGGCCAGCGTCGCGTGGCCGCAGAGCTCGACCTggagtggagcggcggcgcgaaaAAGGGCTCGTGTCAAGATTGGGTAACGAGAGACAGCGCGACGGTGAGGCGGGTGGGTACCTCGGCGGCGGGGGTGAACCATCGGAGCTGGaaccgcggggcggcggcggcgggggaggaggagtcgCGGAGCAGGAAGGCGGTCTCGGAGAGGTTGAACTCGGCGGCGACGGACTGCATCCACCGCTCGTCCGCGGCCTTGGCGGCGTCCTGGAGGAGGCAGACCGCGGCCGGGTTGCCCTTGAACGGCTCCGCCGTGAAGGCGTCCACCTGCGGCGACCGCACAGGCCACAGCGCCACGTCACGCCTCGTGCAAATCGAGAGGAGAAGGCTGGTTCAAGAGATTGCAGAGCACAGAGCAATACTGACCACGGCGTACACGATGCCACTCTTGGCCATTCTTGCGACGACGAGTACACCGGGGCTCTCTGCTGTCGCCGGCGTCGGCTGCTGCTCCGGCAATTGTGTGTGGGGGTCTTGTAGCGGCGGTAGGTTTCGCTGACTTTTTTTGAGTGCGTCGTGCTGACTGTCGAGTGCAGTAATCAGCAGTGACGACATTCAACTTGTCCTGTTCCTCGTGGAGAGTTGGAGTAGGAGACCACTCCTCCGATCGAGCGAAGATAATaataaactgcatatgttttctAAGAAAAATATATGAACTACCTGCACACAATATTGCAGACCCTGCTAATGCTTGGAACGGTGAGAAATCGCACGGGAATTGCATTGCAGCGTGGCGAGATGCCGAATTTGAAACGGTGCCGTGCCTAGCCAGATGAAGACAGAAGACGCCTGAATGGTTCGACATGGAAACAGCATGGTCAGTTGTCACTTGGTCAGGCTGTCGGCTTGGGCATCAAATACAGAATACTCATCCTTCACGGTCCAGTTAAAGACTTAGTGCGGTGTGCCCCAGACAGTATATGGGAGCTTATTGGATCACTCCACGAAAATAATCTCATAACACTTTTGTCTGGAAGTAGAGCACCTAGCATTTTTACAAAGGTAAAAGGAGAGGTTTTCATTTATTCGCTGCAGCTGAGCAAGCATGCTGCATGAGCAAACTGAAGGTATCCCAGGTTCATTGGTAAGCTCAGATCTGGTCAAGAATCACCTCCGCGC
This genomic interval carries:
- the LOC120672348 gene encoding uncharacterized isomerase BH0283-like; translated protein: MSSLLITALDSQHDALKKSQRNLPPLQDPHTQLPEQQPTPATAESPGVLVVARMAKSGIVYAVVDAFTAEPFKGNPAAVCLLQDAAKAADERWMQSVAAEFNLSETAFLLRDSSSPAAAAPRFQLRWFTPAAEVELCGHATLASAHFLFTSILAEHEALVEFATKSGILAAKKVPAPASAADSGEGKLFIELDFPMIDLVDCHPAELPSIPETLNGASVVSVHKSATAGDLIVELSSGKEVADIVPKIHEIKECSGRGVIVTGPAPAGSGFDFFTRFFCPKFGVDEDPVCGSAHCVLAPYWGGKLGKQRLMAFQASPRSGILHLELEPASRRVRIQGEAVTVMTGTLLA